GGCGCTTGCCTCTGGGCGTATCGCCCATTTCGATCAGTGTCAGGTCGGCGGCAAAACCCGCGATGCAAAATATCTCGCTGGCGAAACGCTGCAGAACCGCGATCGACGCCGGCAGGTCCAGTTCATCGGGCAGCGCCACGTCGAACTGACGGCCAAGCTGCGCATCCTTGCGGATTTCGGCGGCTTCGAGCGCGTTCCAGAAACACTCGCGATCCTCCCACTGCGCGGGGCCCCCGGACGGCAGTATCAGCGCAGACCAGGCAACCGCCCGCTTGTTCACGAAATTGGAAAACCGGCCGTAGCGCTCATCGTACAGGCGGCAGCTGTTTTGCCATGCCGCGGCCGCGACGATACTGCGTCCGGCGCCGCGGCTGATGATATTCACATGGAAATGAAAGATCGCCATCTTTTCCGCCTGTCCCAGCGTCACGCCCGAACCGGACCGTCAATTTTCATGACTGGTCCTTCCCGCCGTCCCGCTACCATTCGGGTGAGAGGTCCTGTTTCAGCCCGGCGATCACCGCATCCGAGATCGCCTCAATGCATGTGCGTTCGATGCTGGCCAGGTCACCGTGGATCAGTTGCCGCGGGAACCGCATGCGTTGGCCCGCATAGAGGACAGGCAGCGCGATATGCGCGGTCGATGCACCGAGCCGGAGCAGTGCGATCAGATGATCCTCCAGCCTAATCCCCGGATCGCCGGACTCGATCGCGCGATACCAGCGCAGGCTTCCGCCCATTTCGGTGGCGACCTCCAGCTGCGTCAAACCGAGCGCCTTTCGCGCCTGCCTGATCTTCTCGCCGGAGAGCTTCTTGAGTTCCTTGAAGATCGACAGGTCGACGTCGGCGAATTTTCCATCGGATGCCATATGTCCTTCCTCCCCGGTTCGGCCCGTCGGGCTCTGTGGGTAATCCGGCAAAGGTAGGATCGTGGAGTAACCAGCATCAAGAATAGATGCCGATGATTTTAGAGGAATATCTCTGCCCATTTATAGCGGATGCGCGACCATATTTATGTTTCGACGCACAATGAGCAGTTAATTTCCATTTTCCTCCAAATCGGATCATTCAGGAACTTTATTGCCGAACCGGCACCAGATCAGTCCATGTGATCCCGAAAGCGAATTTATAAGGCTAAGTTCGCATATTTACGGCTAATATCGCCATTTCAGGCACCCCACTGCCGGGGCCTGTTGCAATCCTCTTCGTTTCAAATCACTCAGATCGTGTTGCGAGGGTTCAAGTCGAATCGGACCTGATACTTCGGACCATTAAGTATTCATCAACCATGGCGCGGGGCGCCAACATGGAGTCGTGCATGATGCCGATTGCCAAAGCGATGACGGCTGCCCTGGGCACACTGATCGTCACGACGACAGCCTGTGCCGGACCCGGCGGACATGGCCGACAGACAGTTATAGCGCCGGTGGCCGAGCAGCCGCGCATCGTGGTGGCGACGGTCGATGGGTTCGTTCTGCGCGCCGCCGTGACGAACCGGATGGAGTCGATGCCCGCACCCGTCACTGCCGAGCACATCCCGGTGGGGTCGGGCACGCATGTCGATGCGCGCCTGCTCTCCCGCCCTGCCAGCACTCTTCAGGAGAGATCGCATGCACATCCATAAGCCCACCCGCCTGTTTGGTGCGGCAGCCCTCGTCCTCCCCTTGTTGCTCGCTGCTCAAGGCGCAGCGTTCGCGCAAGCCGCCGATCCGCTTACCGCCGCCGCGCGCGATGCCGAAAGCGAGTTGCGGCAGACCTTCGTCAATCTGCAATTCGAGGATTTCGGGCCGGCGCCCGTCAAGGGCCCGATCTATCAGGCGACGGCGGGCGGCCGCATCATCTACTATGCGCCTGACAGCGAACATCTGTTGTTCGCGGAAATCTACGACCGCAACGGCCAGAACCTCACCGCGCTGGCGCAGAACGCCGCTTCAGCGAAGAAACTCGCCGGGATCGACACCGGCATGGCCCTCGCCATCGGTCCGGCGGGCGCGCCCACGGTGATTGAGTTCACCG
The sequence above is drawn from the Rhizorhabdus dicambivorans genome and encodes:
- a CDS encoding MobA/MobL family protein, which gives rise to MAIFHFHVNIISRGAGRSIVAAAAWQNSCRLYDERYGRFSNFVNKRAVAWSALILPSGGPAQWEDRECFWNALEAAEIRKDAQLGRQFDVALPDELDLPASIAVLQRFASEIFCIAGFAADLTLIEMGDTPRGKRHHGYVLIPTRPIVDGMFGRKPREWNSRVKLLEIRAAWAMMLNDKFAALGYDVRVDHRSNEERGIDAPPVKHIGMARKRIAARARQTS
- a CDS encoding helix-turn-helix domain-containing protein, whose protein sequence is MASDGKFADVDLSIFKELKKLSGEKIRQARKALGLTQLEVATEMGGSLRWYRAIESGDPGIRLEDHLIALLRLGASTAHIALPVLYAGQRMRFPRQLIHGDLASIERTCIEAISDAVIAGLKQDLSPEW
- a CDS encoding DEAD/DEAH box helicase family protein yields the protein MMPIAKAMTAALGTLIVTTTACAGPGGHGRQTVIAPVAEQPRIVVATVDGFVLRAAVTNRMESMPAPVTAEHIPVGSGTHVDARLLSRPASTLQERSHAHP
- a CDS encoding DsbC family protein, which codes for MHIHKPTRLFGAAALVLPLLLAAQGAAFAQAADPLTAAARDAESELRQTFVNLQFEDFGPAPVKGPIYQATAGGRIIYYAPDSEHLLFAEIYDRNGQNLTALAQNAASAKKLAGIDTGMALAIGPAGAPTVIEFTDPDCPYCRALDRFWAAKAAEGKPVRRLIFFVSGIHAEAAAKAEHVLCSPDKEAAFKAIYAGTAPTPLRTCAEGKARVEAHAGIVGKTGITGTPTLIADGQMISGFRQAEIEAFLDGKKALANAGR